The following proteins are encoded in a genomic region of Oncorhynchus gorbuscha isolate QuinsamMale2020 ecotype Even-year linkage group LG11, OgorEven_v1.0, whole genome shotgun sequence:
- the psmd5 gene encoding 26S proteasome non-ATPase regulatory subunit 5, whose amino-acid sequence MAASIESLFVEIASLEEPIEELQTLKTAVLSIPVSALRDTVSGLRLEVIFSLLNTNDREKIELCVDILGRILLALSPVHLAQNCRVELQAGLKHPDDTVKILALTQIGRMVLNHEAVTEIQNNQDILREVIHCIKGEKMTVAKEAVRALAKLSHSKAGLDALFRSDLLKDLKDVMATSDIVRYRVYELIVDISSVSPVSLGYCANSSFISQLLGELTGDDVLVRATAIEMVTTLSHSQHGRQYLAQQGIMDKISNMITGAKSDPFSSFYLPGLVKFFGNLAIMDSPQHVCETYPAFQNKVFEMAIDPDPVMTGVALDTLGVLGSTVEGKQVLQKTGEKFNAVLKRMSQLASGGATELRVRCLEAISLLITLQAEQQTEDLLVLTESWFHLLSNQPMEMIRNISIQPFPELHCSALRIFTAIAPQPWGQRLMIGTPGFMEFIVDRSTGPTKEAKDAKFELVGALVSSSTAADILGSQHYLRLRSYLREGAYYVTAVATVTTEGAE is encoded by the exons ATGGCAGCCTCAATTGAGAGTTTGTTCGTTGAAATAGCAAGCCTTGAAGAGCCTATTGAAGAGCTGCAAACTTTAAAAACGGCCGTTTTATCAATACCTGTAAGCGCCCTTAGGGATACAGTGAGTGGACTCCGGCTTGAAGTGATTTTCTCTCTTTTGAACACAAATGACAG AGAGAAAATTGAGCTATGCGTGGACATCCTTGGTCGAATCCTGCTCGCCCTCAGCCCTGTCCACCTGGCCCAAAACTGCAGAGTGGAACTTCAGGCTGGACTGAAACATCCTGATGACACAGTCAAAATACTGGCATTGACACAA ATTGGTAGAATGGTATTGAACCATGAGGCAGTAACAGAAATTCAGAACAACCAAGACATACTTCGGGAAGTGATCCACTGCATCAAAGGAGAGAAGATGACGGTGGCCAAAGAG GCAGTACGAGCTCTTGCCAAACTTAGCCACTCCAAAGCTGGGTTAGATGCTCTATTCAGGAGCGACTTGCTGAAAGACCTCAAGGATGTGATGGCTACAAGTGATATTGTCAGATACAGAGTATATGAG CTGATAGTGGACATAtcgtctgtctctcctgtctccctgggttACTGTGCCAACAGCAGCTTTATTTCCCAGCTACTGGGAGAGCTGACAGGAGATGATGTACTGGTCAG GGCTACAGCCATTGAGATGGTGACCACACTTTCCCACAGTCAGCATGGGCGCCAGTACCTGGCACAGCAAGGCATCATGGATAAGATATCCAACATGATCACTGGAGCAAAATCAGACCCCTTCTCTAGTTTCTACCTGCCAG GGCTGGTGAAGTTCTTTGGGAACCTGGCCATCATGGACAGTCCCCAGCACGTGTGTGAGACCTACCCGGCTTTCCAGAACAAGGTGTTTGAGATGGCCATCGACCCAGACCCTGTTATGACTGGAGTGGCTCTGGACACACTGGGGGTCCTGGGCTCCACTGTGGAGGGAAAACAAGTCCTgcagaaaacag GTGAGAAGTTCAATGCTGTGCTGAAGAGAATGAGCCAGCTGGCCAGCGGTGGAGCCACCGAGCTGCGAGTGCGCTGTCTGGAGGCCATCTCACTCCTAATCACTctgcag gCTGAACAGCAGACAGAGGACCTGCTGGTTCTAACAGAGTCCTGGTTCCATCTGCTGTCTAACCAGCCTATGGAGATGATCCGGAACATCAGCATCCAGCCCTTCCCTGAGCTCCACTGTAGTGCTCTACGTATATTCACT GCCATCGCTCCCCAGCCATGGGGTCAAAGGTTAATGATTGGCACGCCAGGGTTCATGGAGTTCATTGTCGACCGTTCGACTGGTCCGACCAAGGAAGCGAAGGATGCTAAGTTTGAGCTTGTGGGTGCGCTGGTGAGCTCTTCCACAGCAGCGGACATCTTGGGTAGCCAGCACTACTTACGCCTGCGGTCCTACCTCCGAGAGGGAGCGTACTATGTGACCGCTGTGGCAACAGTGACCACAGAGGGAGCAGAATGA
- the LOC124047660 gene encoding beta-1,3-galactosyltransferase 9, giving the protein MQFSLCRLRTHQWCFLLFNVLLFHALLFGADFVEEYILQPTPGVYTDGTVLDVRERARKLDLSGTRGNESQYYPITNPNACLNSDLFLLTIVFSSPSNHTQRNAVRATWANQTRVQSFAVRTLFFLGLSPSTATQETVMTESGRHGDMVQGYVNDSPHGQAEREVLALRWVVAFCPVARFVLITEDSVFVNLPALGGYLLGLRRHPEDLYLGRVMHKDTPDRDPSSPSYLSPALYPDRYLPDYCARTASVLSQDVVRKVYVASAGLRAALPADVFVGLCAWKAGVVPTHSARFSGEKHIHYNDCCYRYLFNTPGMGSEELGTVWADLGQEDGGCSFLETYYGLVACKALTYMDKLSFFNSKGQED; this is encoded by the exons ATGCAG ttctcTCTGTGCAGGTTGCGTACCCACCAGTGGTGTTTCCTGCTCTTCAATGTGCTTCTGTTCCATGCCCTGTTGTTTGGGGCTGACTTTGTAGAGGAGTACATTCTCCAGCCCACCCCAGGGGTATACACAGATGGAACAGTCCTGGACGTGAGGGAGAGGGCCCGTAAACTAGACCTGAGTGGGACCAGGGGAAACGAGTCCCAGTATTACCCCATTACAAATCCAAATGCCTGCCTGAACAgtgacctcttcctcctcaccatCGTCTTCAGTTCCCCAAGCAATCACACGCAGAGGAATGCGGTAAGGGCCACTTGGGCCAACCAAACACGGGTCCAGAGTTTCGCCGTGAGAACACTCTTCTTCCTGGGATTGTCTCCCTCCACCGCCACCCAGGAGACTGTTATGACGGAGTCTGGTCGCCATGGTGACATGGTCCAAGGATACGTGAATGACTCCCCTCATGGTCAGGCCGAGAGGGAGGTGTTGGCGTTACGGTGGGTGGTGGCTTTCTGCCCAGTAGCCAGGTTCGTCCTGATCACAGAGGACTCTGTGTTTGTCAACCTCCCTGCATTAGGGGGTTACCTACTGGGGCTAAGAAGGCACCCTGAGGACCTCTACTTGGGGAGGGTGATGCACAAAGACACCCCCGACCGAGACCCCTCCAGTCCCAGCTACTTATCTCCAGCCCTCTATCCAGACAG GTATCTCCCAGACTACTGTGCCAGAACTGCCTCTGTCCTCTCCCAGGATGTGGTCAGGAAGGTGTATGTGGCGTCAGCTGGGCTCCGTGCCGCCCTTCCAGCTGATGTGTTTGTGGGCCTGTGTGCCTGGAAGGCCGGGGTGGTACCCACCCACAGTGCACGCTTCTCAGGGGAGAAACACATTCATTATAATGACTGCTGTTATCGCTACCTGTTCAACACCCCAGGGATGGGGAGTGAGGAGCTTGGGACAGTGTGGGCAGATCTGGGCCAGGAGGATGGAGGATGTTCCTTTCTAGAGACCTACTATGGCCTGGTGGCTTGCAAGGCTCTCACTTACATGGACAAACTGTCCTTCTTCAACTCAAAAGGACAGGAAGACTGA